The Ochrobactrum quorumnocens genome has a segment encoding these proteins:
- a CDS encoding ABC transporter substrate-binding protein, with protein sequence MQNLSAILKSISLTSVLALGVATAPAHAEKLMIWTLNFDNNAANVALKKVATGFEAANPDVQVEIVQRAIDEHKTALRVAAGSNRGPDIYFSWAGLGLGGEYVKAGLSLPLDKYYTEYKWKDELLPASSAFADLYPGGKHGVPFTFKGEAVYYNKKLFEQAGITAEPKTYDELLAAARKLKDAGIPAFTFGGSVNWHVMRLMDVILETKCGAEKHDALKAMQADWAVELCARDAFEEFGKWTKDYTLQPFMGIDNKQSYSLFTAGRAAMMLEGDWLVSQLNGTGVDLDDYGIFTFPADTGRLYGFGEYNYISSKSKNPDIAAKFLEYFLSTDVQQDLVGQISAVSVNKNVKYENQIPLEAEWLDIFNKFGTVYMNGDQAFPLDVTTEYFRVINSVAAGDMTSDEAAKQMQTFITARN encoded by the coding sequence GTGCAAAATCTATCCGCAATTCTGAAGTCTATAAGCCTGACCAGTGTGCTTGCTCTTGGCGTCGCAACCGCGCCGGCACATGCCGAGAAACTGATGATCTGGACGCTTAATTTTGATAATAACGCCGCCAATGTAGCACTGAAAAAGGTAGCGACTGGTTTTGAAGCGGCAAATCCTGACGTGCAGGTCGAGATTGTGCAGCGTGCGATTGATGAGCACAAAACAGCGCTTCGTGTGGCAGCTGGTTCCAATCGCGGACCCGATATCTATTTCAGCTGGGCTGGTCTCGGACTTGGCGGCGAATATGTGAAAGCTGGCTTATCGTTGCCGCTCGATAAATATTACACCGAATATAAGTGGAAAGACGAGCTGCTTCCGGCCTCGTCGGCCTTTGCCGATCTGTATCCGGGTGGCAAACACGGCGTTCCTTTCACCTTCAAGGGTGAAGCAGTTTACTACAATAAGAAGTTGTTTGAACAAGCTGGCATCACGGCAGAGCCGAAAACTTATGACGAGCTTCTGGCCGCCGCGCGAAAGCTCAAGGACGCTGGCATTCCCGCCTTTACATTTGGTGGATCGGTCAACTGGCATGTTATGCGCCTGATGGATGTCATTTTGGAAACAAAGTGTGGTGCTGAGAAGCATGATGCTTTGAAGGCGATGCAAGCCGACTGGGCTGTCGAGCTTTGTGCAAGGGATGCCTTTGAGGAATTCGGCAAATGGACGAAGGATTATACGCTTCAGCCATTTATGGGCATCGATAACAAGCAATCTTACAGCCTTTTCACCGCAGGGCGCGCAGCTATGATGCTGGAGGGAGACTGGCTGGTAAGTCAGTTGAACGGCACCGGCGTTGATCTGGATGATTATGGTATTTTCACATTCCCGGCCGACACCGGACGCCTTTACGGCTTCGGCGAGTACAATTACATCAGCTCAAAAAGCAAAAATCCTGATATTGCTGCGAAGTTTCTGGAATATTTCTTGTCTACAGACGTCCAGCAGGATCTCGTCGGGCAGATCAGCGCAGTCTCGGTCAATAAGAACGTAAAATACGAAAATCAAATTCCGCTCGAAGCTGAGTGGCTTGATATCTTTAACAAATTCGGCACCGTTTACATGAACGGCGATCAGGCATTCCCGCTGGATGTGACGACCGAATACTTCCGCGTTATCAACAGTGTTGCTGCTGGTGACATGACCTCCGATGAAGCAGCAAAACAAATGCAAACGTTCATCACGGCCCGAAACTAA
- a CDS encoding ROK family transcriptional regulator, producing MAGFKEIFDDHESPVGKILRTVASLGSASATDLVKKTGLARSTVSTILTELKINEVVLETETRSSGFGRPTKIISLNPSQAYCAGVLFGLAEIRIAVCDLGHNVIADIWFEMHGDYTPQEAAIRVRDQLAIECAKLNIAIRDLLGVGLAISAPVSYEGTVLNGSILPTWCGIDIAEIFSAHIDCPLFAENESHCGALAEMTWGAAIGLSNFVLYKFDLGIGGAIVIDGIVQRGAYGNAAEFGHISLNPHGPLCKCGNRGCLETYAGGFNLMQMAEQATGEKLTFDDFIRHAQTGVLPYDRLIQDSAEMAGWAIGITSTILSPPDIIIAGKIAAIGPSFLRSVEQSFEKHAVRPPTHAPHVRKPNFIIGKFLRNDDTVLGAVALVLHQHGLINGRSKA from the coding sequence ATGGCTGGCTTTAAAGAGATATTTGATGATCACGAATCTCCCGTTGGAAAAATTCTTCGGACGGTCGCCAGCCTTGGTTCAGCAAGTGCAACGGATCTTGTAAAGAAGACGGGTCTTGCACGCTCAACAGTCTCGACAATCCTGACTGAACTTAAAATCAACGAGGTCGTTCTCGAAACGGAAACGCGAAGCAGCGGTTTTGGTCGCCCTACCAAAATTATATCTCTTAACCCATCCCAAGCTTATTGTGCCGGAGTTCTGTTCGGACTCGCGGAAATACGTATCGCGGTCTGTGATCTGGGCCATAATGTCATTGCTGATATCTGGTTCGAGATGCACGGAGATTACACGCCGCAGGAAGCTGCGATCCGTGTGCGAGACCAGTTGGCTATTGAATGTGCAAAGCTTAACATTGCGATTCGTGATTTGCTCGGGGTGGGCTTAGCGATTTCTGCCCCGGTATCTTACGAGGGTACTGTGTTGAACGGGTCTATTCTGCCGACCTGGTGTGGCATTGATATTGCGGAGATATTTTCCGCGCATATCGACTGTCCGCTTTTCGCAGAAAACGAAAGTCATTGCGGCGCGCTTGCTGAAATGACCTGGGGCGCCGCAATTGGTTTAAGCAATTTCGTATTATACAAATTCGATCTTGGTATTGGCGGCGCGATTGTCATTGATGGCATTGTTCAGCGCGGCGCTTATGGCAATGCTGCGGAGTTTGGTCATATTTCACTCAACCCACACGGCCCTCTTTGCAAATGCGGCAATCGCGGATGTCTGGAAACTTATGCGGGTGGCTTTAATCTGATGCAGATGGCAGAGCAGGCCACAGGTGAAAAGCTTACGTTTGATGACTTTATCAGACATGCACAAACGGGTGTTTTACCTTATGATCGGTTGATACAGGATTCCGCTGAAATGGCTGGCTGGGCGATTGGCATCACGTCCACTATACTGAGCCCACCTGATATTATCATTGCTGGCAAGATTGCGGCCATCGGGCCAAGCTTCCTGCGTTCAGTTGAGCAGAGTTTTGAGAAACATGCTGTGCGTCCGCCGACACATGCACCGCACGTTCGCAAACCAAATTTCATTATCGGGAAGTTTCTGCGCAACGATGATACCGTTCTAGGCGCGGTTGCGTTAGTTTTACATCAACATGGGCTGATCAACGGCCGATCCAAAGCCTAA
- a CDS encoding IS701 family transposase, with protein sequence MTKADECNNETGDAVPHRLHQWLEPFRCGFTAPTWSHLLVLVMGALLAPGKRTVTSCLRITGRADVTSFATYHQFLNRARWNPRLLARHLLSIVVTRLVPEGPVVIGMDDTIERRWGQRIAARGIYRDPIRSSHGHFVKASGLRWLSFMVLSPVPWAKCLKAMPVLTILSPSERYSQKMLRRHKMLTDWARQGLLQICRWLPGRQIIFVGDSSFAVHTLAAALPDRATLITRLRLDANLFAAPSQRHEHTLGRPAQKGQPLPKLKAVLKDTNTSWQQIAVSSWYARQTNKVLDITSGTALWYRRGTPPKHIRWVIVRDPTSRREPQAFMSTNTDLDPVEIITFYVRRWQIEVTFAETRAHLGVETQRQWNDKAILRTTPSLMALYSLVTLWACDLLGQNSLPYTAAWYKKTSCTFSDAIGAVRMVLWHQDIYRQSAFHPDIPKIPPGRIKRMAEALCFAA encoded by the coding sequence ATGACCAAAGCAGATGAATGCAATAATGAGACCGGGGATGCGGTTCCTCATCGTCTTCACCAATGGCTAGAGCCTTTTCGTTGCGGGTTCACAGCGCCCACATGGAGTCATCTGCTCGTCCTTGTCATGGGAGCTCTCCTTGCACCGGGGAAGCGAACAGTGACATCGTGTCTGCGAATTACGGGTCGCGCCGATGTGACCAGCTTTGCCACTTATCACCAGTTTCTCAATCGGGCTCGCTGGAACCCACGCTTGTTGGCAAGACACTTATTATCCATTGTTGTGACACGGCTTGTACCCGAAGGCCCCGTTGTCATTGGAATGGACGATACAATAGAACGGCGATGGGGTCAGCGTATTGCTGCTCGAGGTATATACCGAGACCCGATACGTTCCAGCCATGGTCATTTCGTCAAGGCCAGTGGATTGCGGTGGCTGAGTTTTATGGTTCTTTCACCGGTCCCCTGGGCCAAATGCCTCAAAGCAATGCCTGTGCTGACAATCCTGTCTCCCTCAGAACGATATAGCCAGAAGATGCTCCGAAGACACAAGATGCTGACCGATTGGGCAAGGCAGGGCCTGCTGCAGATATGTCGTTGGCTACCAGGTCGCCAGATCATCTTTGTCGGCGATAGCAGCTTTGCGGTTCATACACTGGCCGCAGCACTTCCAGACAGGGCTACGCTCATCACTCGGTTGCGCCTCGATGCTAATCTTTTTGCAGCACCGTCTCAAAGGCATGAACACACGCTCGGACGACCCGCGCAAAAGGGGCAACCCTTGCCAAAACTAAAAGCTGTGCTCAAGGACACAAATACCTCGTGGCAGCAGATTGCAGTATCGTCGTGGTATGCCAGACAGACCAACAAAGTTCTCGACATCACGTCGGGAACAGCTCTTTGGTATCGACGTGGAACACCACCCAAACACATTCGCTGGGTCATCGTTCGCGATCCAACATCTCGCCGCGAACCGCAGGCCTTCATGAGTACGAATACGGATCTTGATCCTGTGGAGATCATTACCTTCTACGTTCGTCGCTGGCAGATCGAGGTCACTTTTGCCGAGACCCGTGCGCATCTTGGTGTGGAAACGCAAAGACAGTGGAACGATAAGGCCATTCTGCGCACGACGCCGTCTTTGATGGCACTCTACAGCCTCGTAACACTGTGGGCTTGTGATCTGCTCGGCCAAAACAGTCTTCCGTACACCGCTGCCTGGTACAAAAAAACAAGCTGCACTTTCTCCGACGCCATCGGTGCAGTTCGTATGGTTTTATGGCACCAGGATATTTATCGACAGTCCGCGTTTCACCCGGACATACCTAAAATACCGCCAGGCCGGATCAAACGTATGGCCGAGGCACTTTGCTTCGCTGCTTAA
- a CDS encoding LysR substrate-binding domain-containing protein, which yields MRNIPTDLLRTFVAIIDLRGYGRAGEQLGRTQPAISLQMKRLQELLGIALFSKEGGAQLTEYGEMVASYARQILTLNDEMMLKLSKRENIGRLRLGIPNDYADHFLPQLMEGRSDKTANMTFDITCDLSYNLLRGLRAGLLDIVVAMTADGPAEGAFMTWKERLSWVEAKLDLPVKPHSDNNGDLRIVCYPEGCLYRRSMLTALQREGQSFEIVYTSPSLTGITAALTGGFGITALADRIMPQSLRPIRNNQHLPKLSDAIVGIYVSSDKNRSYIAQNFAATLADLFVNRH from the coding sequence ATGCGCAATATTCCGACAGATCTTCTCAGGACGTTTGTGGCAATAATTGATTTGCGTGGATATGGCCGTGCCGGGGAGCAACTCGGACGAACACAGCCTGCGATCAGTTTGCAAATGAAACGTTTGCAGGAATTGCTGGGAATTGCCTTGTTCTCAAAAGAAGGGGGCGCCCAGTTGACAGAATATGGTGAGATGGTTGCCAGTTATGCCCGTCAGATACTGACGCTGAATGATGAAATGATGTTGAAACTTTCCAAACGAGAAAATATCGGTAGGTTGCGTCTCGGCATTCCGAATGATTACGCCGATCATTTTCTGCCCCAGTTAATGGAGGGGCGAAGTGACAAAACAGCTAACATGACTTTTGATATAACCTGCGATCTTTCTTACAATCTCTTACGGGGGTTGCGTGCGGGTTTGCTGGATATTGTGGTCGCCATGACGGCAGACGGACCTGCGGAAGGCGCTTTCATGACGTGGAAGGAGAGGCTTTCGTGGGTTGAGGCGAAACTTGATCTTCCCGTAAAGCCACATAGCGACAACAATGGTGATCTTCGTATTGTCTGCTATCCTGAGGGATGCCTATACCGGCGTAGTATGTTGACAGCCTTGCAGCGTGAGGGACAGAGTTTCGAAATTGTTTATACTAGCCCCAGCCTGACCGGTATTACAGCAGCTTTAACTGGTGGGTTTGGCATTACTGCGTTGGCAGACCGCATTATGCCGCAATCCTTGCGACCTATTAGAAATAATCAGCATCTACCTAAATTAAGCGATGCTATAGTGGGTATTTACGTAAGTAGCGACAAAAACCGTTCTTATATCGCCCAGAATTTTGCTGCGACGTTAGCAGATTTGTTTGTTAACAGGCACTAA
- a CDS encoding MFS transporter: MSVAVVVTATIGGVMSVIVDQNGKNILFTTTEIDVDQEVSVSQKALRKVLIASSLGNFVEWFDYASYGYLATIIAVVFFPDISHSAALMATFAIFAISFIIRPIGGIIWGSIGDRLGRRTALSFSILIMSGATTLIALLPTYAQIGLMAPGLLLLLRMVQGFSASGEYAGATSFIAEYSPPYKRGLYTSLVPASTAAGLLAGSLMAAGLFGLLTPEQMKSFGWRLPFLLALPLGLIGIYIRLKIEDTPKFRELETNHRVIETPAKEIFTTYRREVITSIGVTSLNAVGFYLILSYMPTYLITELQVGETEAFLTVSISLAVYVFSIFAMGAISDRIGRKVALISASVLFIILTVPLFALLDDATLTGIILIQIAFGILLTVNDGTLPCFLTEIFPTRVRYSGFAFSFNTAQAFLGGTAPLIATFLIEVTGSKLAPAWYLVAIAAVSLIAMRGAKETAGKPLVD, encoded by the coding sequence ATGAGCGTGGCTGTTGTTGTGACAGCCACAATTGGAGGGGTTATGTCAGTTATAGTTGACCAGAATGGGAAGAATATCTTATTTACAACAACAGAAATAGATGTAGATCAAGAAGTTTCCGTATCCCAAAAAGCATTACGTAAAGTTTTGATCGCCAGTTCACTGGGAAACTTCGTTGAGTGGTTTGATTATGCCTCTTATGGCTATCTCGCAACTATTATTGCGGTGGTATTCTTTCCCGATATTTCTCATTCCGCTGCCTTGATGGCCACATTTGCCATCTTTGCTATTTCTTTTATCATCAGACCCATTGGCGGAATTATCTGGGGGAGTATCGGAGATCGTTTGGGGCGCCGTACGGCTTTGTCTTTTTCAATTCTGATCATGTCCGGTGCTACAACGCTAATCGCACTGTTACCCACATATGCACAAATTGGTTTAATGGCCCCCGGATTGCTGTTGCTATTGCGGATGGTACAGGGCTTTTCTGCTTCCGGTGAATACGCGGGGGCCACATCTTTTATTGCCGAGTATTCGCCACCTTACAAACGAGGGCTTTATACCAGTCTTGTACCGGCTAGTACCGCTGCAGGATTACTTGCTGGATCATTAATGGCCGCGGGACTATTTGGTCTTCTGACACCGGAACAAATGAAGTCTTTCGGTTGGCGCTTGCCGTTTTTACTCGCGTTACCACTTGGGCTTATCGGGATTTATATCCGCTTGAAAATAGAAGATACCCCTAAATTCCGCGAATTAGAAACTAACCACCGTGTAATTGAAACACCTGCCAAAGAGATTTTCACGACATATCGGCGCGAAGTTATTACGTCGATTGGTGTCACAAGCCTGAATGCGGTCGGCTTTTATCTCATCCTGAGTTATATGCCGACTTATTTAATTACCGAGCTCCAAGTTGGTGAAACAGAAGCTTTTTTGACAGTCAGCATCTCTTTGGCAGTATATGTTTTTTCGATTTTTGCAATGGGTGCGATTTCTGACAGAATTGGTCGTAAAGTTGCTTTGATATCGGCCTCTGTTTTATTTATTATTTTAACAGTACCGTTGTTTGCTTTGCTGGACGACGCGACCCTTACGGGCATTATTCTCATTCAAATTGCTTTTGGTATTTTGCTGACGGTAAACGACGGAACTCTGCCCTGTTTTCTGACAGAGATATTCCCCACTCGGGTGCGTTACAGTGGGTTTGCTTTCAGTTTTAATACGGCGCAGGCTTTTTTAGGGGGGACGGCTCCGCTTATTGCCACATTCCTTATTGAAGTCACTGGAAGTAAACTGGCTCCGGCATGGTATCTTGTAGCTATTGCTGCCGTGTCGCTCATTGCGATGCGTGGAGCTAAAGAAACTGCGGGTAAACCGCTCGTTGATTAG
- a CDS encoding aminopeptidase P family protein: protein MNFHASDKQNELVRLQKMHNGEKARPTFSVGEMNRRQNGLRTILQELRLDAGLLTSYHNICYFADYLYCSFARRYAFVVTDNIAVSVSAGVDAGQPWRRTFGENITYTDWNRDNYFYALQQTMPHAKRIGIEYDHVDILFRKLLNDAFPNVEFVDISQPVMWLRTIKSGEEIALIKIGTAAADVGGEAIFHSIGENVPEYEVAMAGTRAMIRYIAQQLPHAELMDSWSWLQSGINTDGAHNPVTSRLIQKGDILSMNCFPMIGGYYMALERTMFFNHADNDSLKIWEVNCAVHRRGLELLKPGACCGDVAEELNEIYRSHNLLGYRSFGYGHSFGVMCHYYGREGGVELREDVKTVLQPGMVVSMEPMLSIPEGIGGAGGYREHDIVVITENGSENITGFPFGPEHNIVSTT, encoded by the coding sequence ATGAATTTTCATGCATCAGATAAACAAAATGAGTTGGTGCGTTTGCAAAAAATGCACAATGGTGAAAAAGCTAGGCCAACTTTCAGCGTAGGAGAAATGAACCGCCGCCAAAATGGTTTGAGGACTATATTGCAGGAATTGCGTCTGGACGCAGGTTTGCTGACCTCCTACCATAACATCTGCTATTTCGCCGATTACCTTTATTGTTCTTTCGCACGCCGCTACGCTTTTGTCGTCACTGATAACATTGCAGTTTCCGTATCGGCGGGTGTCGATGCTGGGCAGCCGTGGCGCCGCACGTTCGGCGAGAACATAACCTACACGGATTGGAACCGTGATAATTATTTTTATGCGCTGCAGCAGACAATGCCACATGCGAAGCGCATAGGTATCGAATATGACCATGTGGATATACTGTTTCGCAAATTATTAAACGATGCATTTCCCAATGTTGAATTTGTCGATATCAGCCAGCCTGTCATGTGGTTGAGAACAATAAAGTCGGGTGAAGAAATCGCACTGATTAAAATAGGAACCGCAGCAGCCGATGTGGGTGGGGAGGCAATCTTCCACAGCATTGGTGAAAATGTACCCGAATATGAGGTTGCAATGGCGGGAACGCGGGCCATGATCCGTTATATTGCACAACAACTGCCACATGCTGAACTGATGGATAGCTGGTCATGGCTCCAGTCGGGTATCAATACAGACGGCGCCCATAATCCTGTAACTTCAAGGTTGATACAAAAGGGCGATATTCTATCTATGAACTGCTTTCCTATGATAGGAGGCTATTATATGGCTCTAGAGCGTACGATGTTTTTCAACCATGCAGATAATGACAGTTTGAAAATCTGGGAAGTTAACTGTGCTGTTCACCGTCGTGGATTGGAGCTCTTGAAGCCAGGAGCTTGCTGTGGCGACGTTGCTGAAGAGTTGAATGAAATTTACCGAAGTCATAATCTTCTGGGCTACCGATCATTTGGATACGGGCACTCGTTTGGGGTGATGTGTCACTATTATGGCCGTGAAGGCGGCGTCGAATTGCGCGAGGACGTTAAAACAGTGCTGCAACCGGGCATGGTGGTATCCATGGAACCGATGCTTTCAATTCCTGAGGGAATTGGCGGTGCGGGCGGTTATCGAGAACATGATATCGTGGTGATTACAGAAAACGGTTCCGAAAATATCACCGGATTTCCGTTCGGTCCGGAACACAATATTGTAAGCACAACATAA
- a CDS encoding winged helix-turn-helix domain-containing protein: MTANNPSDTQGVRDDEGTDFGRFRIFPRLRILMRSGVKVEIGPRAIDILWLLVRANGELVTKDYLLETVWSGVVVEENNLQAQMSAIRRALGSDRDMIRTEFGLGYRLVRKQNSEAIAERVLDKLVTRALPIPLTPLLGRDRELLELGGLFDKSRLLTIVGSGGVGKTRSALEFAQRLADRDGHDVRLAEMAKIFDAQLVEASLANALLIPSLDIHHIREAVGGSKASPLTLIVDNCEHLSGAIAEAIEALLTNAPHIKILTTSQEPLGISGEQVYRLGPLSVPPQNITDIKTAMQFPAFELLVERASANMQTFQIDVELASAICRRLDGLPLALELAAARVATLGLNGVLAALNDRFNLLTAGRKTALAKHRTLRATVDWSYHLLDADEQLMLRRISVFSSQFDVAAVRAVAAQEKSDPWYAVDILGRLVSKSLLLLDLSQTRPHYRFLESIRFYALEKLADDADLKRIMERYAAHILTAARHANEDWKTLSTDEWRSTHAGIIDDLRGALDWSFSINGDIQVGTSILACATPYWVQLSLHDECRNRISDALERFADSLAPSEEMALQAALGTALSWAVGPVSEADGAWQRALYLARTHRASEIELQARYGLWLVNLRSGRFQASLDHSREMLRCSLDAGDPEAAAVAERIAGVSQHFSGNHDLARELLERSIHWFQVNRPPQRFRFGIDQSVAGKSFLARTLWVLGRVDEAKDVAGHAVSEAMQLDHANTLCCALAEGDCTVYGLEGDVEAVRHAVAALRHAARQHGLGFWDTYAAVFDTWATVESGQVVPSFELSSLVEAVIRAGFHPKYSNLFSDILLAVERNAWDKTPLLPISNIHMQETDTEPCWADVEFRRAAFHLAGSASATMVDLWDELEKARTQNALSWALKIGIDLASREASDGLLDKAIRALAELIEEFPDHSSGRYVNAARSICKKSYTCCTKSIKFDC, encoded by the coding sequence ATGACTGCAAACAATCCCAGTGACACACAGGGCGTCCGAGATGATGAAGGCACCGATTTTGGCCGCTTTAGGATATTTCCGCGCCTGCGTATTCTCATGCGCAGCGGGGTCAAGGTCGAGATTGGCCCGCGGGCAATCGACATTTTATGGCTCCTGGTAAGGGCCAACGGCGAGCTTGTTACAAAAGATTATCTCCTCGAAACTGTCTGGTCCGGCGTCGTCGTCGAAGAAAATAACCTGCAAGCACAAATGTCCGCGATAAGGCGTGCTCTGGGTTCCGATCGGGATATGATCAGGACAGAGTTTGGTCTCGGATATCGGCTTGTCAGAAAGCAGAACTCCGAGGCAATCGCGGAACGGGTGCTCGACAAGCTTGTGACGCGAGCGCTTCCTATTCCGCTTACCCCACTGCTCGGCCGAGACCGAGAGCTGCTGGAACTTGGCGGATTATTCGATAAGTCACGCCTTCTAACAATCGTTGGTTCTGGAGGCGTCGGAAAGACCAGATCCGCACTTGAGTTTGCTCAGCGCCTAGCTGATCGAGATGGTCATGATGTGCGGCTGGCGGAGATGGCCAAAATCTTTGACGCTCAACTCGTCGAAGCGTCGCTCGCAAACGCACTCCTGATCCCTAGTCTGGACATTCACCACATCAGGGAGGCTGTTGGTGGCAGCAAGGCAAGTCCGCTCACACTCATCGTCGACAATTGCGAACATTTGTCTGGTGCGATCGCGGAAGCAATCGAAGCGCTGCTGACAAATGCACCCCATATCAAGATTTTGACGACCAGCCAGGAACCACTAGGGATCAGCGGGGAGCAGGTCTATCGGCTTGGTCCGCTGTCCGTGCCGCCGCAAAATATCACCGATATCAAAACTGCTATGCAATTTCCGGCCTTCGAGCTCCTCGTGGAACGCGCTTCGGCCAATATGCAGACCTTTCAAATCGATGTAGAATTGGCGAGCGCCATTTGCCGTCGACTTGACGGATTGCCGTTGGCCTTGGAGTTGGCTGCAGCGCGCGTCGCAACGCTTGGCCTGAATGGCGTTCTAGCAGCGTTGAATGACCGGTTCAACCTGCTAACGGCTGGGCGCAAGACTGCCCTTGCCAAGCACAGAACGCTCAGGGCGACCGTTGATTGGAGCTACCATCTGCTCGATGCAGACGAGCAATTGATGCTCAGACGCATATCGGTGTTTTCCTCTCAATTTGATGTCGCCGCCGTCCGTGCGGTGGCGGCGCAGGAGAAGAGCGATCCCTGGTATGCGGTCGACATTCTGGGACGGCTGGTCAGCAAGTCCCTATTGCTGCTCGATCTGAGCCAGACCAGGCCGCACTATCGATTTCTTGAGTCCATTCGATTTTACGCGTTGGAGAAGCTGGCGGACGATGCAGATCTGAAACGCATAATGGAACGATATGCAGCTCACATCTTGACCGCGGCTCGCCATGCGAACGAAGACTGGAAGACGCTTTCGACGGATGAGTGGCGGTCAACCCACGCCGGCATCATCGATGACCTCCGCGGCGCGCTTGACTGGTCGTTTTCCATCAATGGCGACATACAGGTTGGGACCAGTATTCTGGCATGTGCGACACCGTACTGGGTGCAGCTATCGCTCCATGACGAATGTCGAAATCGTATTTCGGACGCGCTGGAGCGGTTTGCGGACTCCCTAGCGCCTAGCGAGGAGATGGCTCTGCAAGCCGCATTGGGAACCGCACTTAGCTGGGCTGTGGGACCGGTTTCAGAGGCGGACGGCGCGTGGCAAAGGGCGCTTTATCTGGCGCGAACACATCGAGCTTCTGAGATCGAGCTCCAGGCGAGGTATGGTCTGTGGCTTGTCAACCTTAGATCCGGTCGTTTTCAGGCCTCGTTGGACCATTCGCGGGAAATGCTGCGGTGTTCACTTGATGCCGGTGATCCCGAGGCGGCGGCGGTTGCGGAACGAATTGCCGGAGTGTCGCAACATTTCTCAGGCAATCACGATCTTGCGCGTGAGCTTCTCGAGCGAAGCATTCATTGGTTTCAGGTGAACCGGCCGCCACAGAGGTTTCGGTTCGGGATCGACCAAAGCGTCGCCGGAAAATCGTTTCTCGCGCGGACGCTATGGGTGTTGGGACGCGTCGATGAGGCGAAAGACGTTGCCGGTCACGCCGTGTCGGAAGCGATGCAACTCGATCATGCCAATACTCTATGCTGTGCGCTTGCAGAAGGAGACTGCACCGTCTACGGCCTCGAGGGCGACGTCGAGGCAGTGCGGCACGCAGTCGCTGCCCTTCGGCATGCAGCCCGCCAGCACGGATTAGGATTTTGGGACACCTACGCCGCGGTCTTCGACACGTGGGCGACCGTGGAAAGTGGGCAAGTCGTTCCTTCATTTGAACTCTCATCCTTGGTCGAAGCGGTCATCAGAGCCGGATTCCATCCAAAATACTCGAACCTTTTCAGCGACATTCTTCTCGCCGTGGAGCGAAATGCGTGGGATAAAACTCCGCTTTTGCCTATATCCAATATCCACATGCAAGAAACAGATACTGAGCCGTGCTGGGCGGATGTCGAATTCCGCCGCGCCGCATTCCATTTGGCTGGATCGGCGTCGGCGACGATGGTTGACCTTTGGGACGAACTGGAAAAAGCCCGCACCCAGAATGCCCTGTCATGGGCACTAAAGATCGGCATCGACCTTGCGTCCCGTGAAGCCTCCGATGGGCTTCTCGATAAAGCGATCCGCGCGCTTGCCGAACTGATCGAAGAATTTCCTGATCATTCCAGCGGCAGGTACGTCAACGCCGCGCGTTCGATCTGCAAAAAATCCTATACGTGCTGCACTAAGTCAATAAAGTTCGACTGTTAG